One genomic window of Quercus lobata isolate SW786 chromosome 9, ValleyOak3.0 Primary Assembly, whole genome shotgun sequence includes the following:
- the LOC115960956 gene encoding probable NADH dehydrogenase [ubiquinone] 1 alpha subcomplex subunit 5, mitochondrial yields MFLRAIARPLLAKVKETTGIVGLEVVPNAREVLIDLYTKTLKEIKAVPEDEGYRKAVESFTSHRLKVCQEEKDWELIERKLGCGQVEELIEEAQDELTLIGKMIEWDPWGVPDDYECEIIENNAPVPKHVPLHRPGPLPEEFYKTLDAVTSQPKAAVTSGDAKLKE; encoded by the exons ATGTTCCTGCGGGCGATCGCACGGCCATTATTGGCGAAGGTGAAAGAGACGACTGGGATCGTGGGCCTGGAGGTGGTTCCGAACGCGCGGGAGGTTCTGATCGATTTGTACACCAAGACTCTGAAGGAGATCAAGGCGGTGCCGGAGGACGAGGGTTACAGAAAAGCCGTGGAGAGCTTCACCAGCCACAGGCTCAAGGTTTGCCAGGAAGAGAAGGACTGGGAGCTCATCGAGAGGAAGCTCGGTTGTGGCCAGGTCGAGGAGCTCATCGAGGAGGCTCAAGATGAACTCACTCTCATTGGCAAGATGATCG AGTGGGATCCATGGGGTGTTCCTGATGACTATGAATGTGAGATCATCGAGAATAATGCTCCAGTTCCTAAGCATGTCCCTCTGCACCGACCTGGTCCTCTTCCAGAGGAGTTCTACAAGACGCTTGATGCTGTTACTTCACAACCAAAAGCTGCCGTCACCTCCGGTGATGCGAAGTTAAAGGAGTGA